One Bombus affinis isolate iyBomAffi1 chromosome 10, iyBomAffi1.2, whole genome shotgun sequence genomic window, CCTTTGTAATTATCGTAGGATAATTCCATTCCAGGTATCACGTTAATTTGATGAAGTTAAGAACGGTATTGTCTTTTAACATGCACTAAGAATGAACATACCTCTACCTGTTAACCCACTACTTGTTTCATCGTCGCTATTATCATCAGAACTATCAAGATCTGACATAACGACAGATTCGTCATGGCCATATCGTTTGATTTGTGTTCTTCGCCTTGGTTCTGATATCACTAattcatcttcttcttttttctctgttgTATCAATCTCAGCTTTCTTTGCCCATTTCTTCCAAAAATCTGGATCATCAATATTTATATCTGATCTGTTAGATGAGCATGCAAAACTAGCTTTTGAAAATGTCGATCCTTTCTCTGCCTCTATCGTAATAATCTATATAattgaatttttttaaattagtaAACACacataaaaatgaaaaactttTAGCTAACGAAACAACAGCTCACTTACTTGTGTTCTTCGTTCAAGTATTTGTTCTATATCTTCCTCACAAAATTTATCTCCGGCATTATCGTCATCCATAATAGCACCATAAGCACCCTTTTTTAATAAATCTTCTATTTCCTTCTTAGTCAACTGTTTATTACTTGGATCTTTACCCCCTTGACTTGTATTCATAGATTGCAAAATTGCTTTATCTAATCCAAGTTTCAAAGAAGCTTTATCAAACATTTCCCTTTCATAAGTATTTCGGCAAAGTAATCGATATACTTTCACCATTTTTTGTTGACCAATTCTGTGACATCGAGCTTGAGCCTgcataaaaatttaatacatGTATTCGTAATTTAACAACGCATACAATATTGTAGTTATTATTTCACATATAAGTACAAAAATTCAATAGTTTTACTAAAATAGAGTAAATTCAATTAAAACCTGTAAATCATTTTGTGGATTCCAATCactatcatatataataacagTATCTGCTGCTGTAAGATTAATTCCAAGACCTCCTGCTTTAGTACAAAGAAGAAAAACGAATCTGTCGGAGTCAGGTTTACTATAACGATCAATTGCAGCTTGTCTTAAATTTCCCCGAATTCGACCATCAATTCTTTCATACGGATacctaaacaaatatttttgataaagatataaatatcgttaaagaatatttacagtaaagtaaaaattaataactcttactttttatataataaatagtctTCCAATAGATCTAAACATTTCACCATTTGACTAAATATTAACACTCTATGACCACTAGCTTTGAGTTTTGGCAGTAATTTATCGATTAATACCATTTTTCCAGAGCTATTTACTAGTGCATGGTAATAAGCTTCTGAATCTTCCTTTTCACCAGTTTTGTAATCCAATTGTATTTGATCTTCTGCGCCATTAAGTAAAAATGGATGGATACAGCACTTTCTTAATTCCATCATTGTATTCATGAGATTCGGAATGTTAGCTGATGTGGTTCCTTTTGCAAGGAAAGAGAAATTCCTTTCAAGAATGCCACGATAATAttttttttgtatatttgttAATTCCACCTGAACGATAAAAGAGCATAATttactataaattatttattaattttcaaatatacaTAAACAAACTTGTGTTAATAATATTAGTCACCTCAACTACTGTTTCTTCCTTTGGAGCTAACGATTTCTCTACGTCTTCCTTAAGTCGACGTAGCATCATTGGCTTCAAGAGAAGTTGTAGCTTATGGACTTCACTTTCACTACTCAAATTACCAAATTCTTTAAGGAATGCTTCACTACTAGAAAACTGCACTGGTTCAAGAAAATTCAATAATGAAAAAAGCTCATTGACATTATTTTGTAAAGGTGTACCAGATAGAAGGACTCTATGTTCTAAATTTAATTGTCTAAGACCTTCAAGTAATTTGCAATTTCTATTCTTTAGCCTATGAGCTTCGTCTATAACGCAGAGTCTCCAATTATAGCCCCGTAATTCGTTAAAATCtgttataattatttcaaatgtAGTTATCAGTACattaaatttgattaaatctttaatttgctgtcctttttcatttttataataaacttCATATTCTTGAAGCATAGTTCGACTTGCTGCACTGTAAGTAAAAGACTTCATagtaaaatgtattttattttcaaatatgaAACTGCGAAAAAATTATACTTACGATCCGTGATATACTACAACATTCATGTCCGTCCAACTTTCAAATTCACGTTGCCAATTTGGAATGGTTGAGAGTGGAGCTATTATTAAAAATGGTCCACGAATGCCATACTTGTATACTGCATCCACAAATGTCAAAGACTGAATTGTTTTTCCTAAACCCATTTCATCGGCAAGAATGCAATTATGTCCATTATACCATGAAAAAAGCAACCAATTAAGGCCTTCTAATTGATACGGTCGCAAactgttattatttttataaattggtGATTCCTCTAATTTTACCCACGCTGACGCACTTGGTTTCTTTTTGGGCTAAatagatattaataattattttgatgttaaacattatattatgtagttataatattataatatactaatataatattaccttCCATTGATCCTTAGGAGGTACTTTGTTAAACTTTATAAATTGAGCTATTTTTTCTGGATCAACATCTTCTTCTAATTCCCATGTGGAATCTTCATATTGAAGAGATCGCCATTTAACTAAATAGTGTTTTAAAGTTTCTCCAGTAGTTGGATCAGTATGTGTTGCTTCATCAAGCACTCTATCTACTTCTACAAAATCTGGATTAAATGGATCATCCTcagtctaaaaaaaaaaatcataacTTTGATTATTCATATCTACCTatttaatattaagaaataaaatatcaaaactattgtaaaatatacaggtacaaaataattacattttCAAAGATATTAGTGTTTTGTTGCTGTTTTTGCTTGAATCTTTTCAGCTTGGCTTGAATTCTTTTATCGCCCTTGTATAATTCTTCTTCAGTCCTCCATTCACAAtgcaaatatgaaaaatttctatatttaacaaaatattccTCAACTTCTATTATTTGAGGCTTCACATCTGCTACTGCATTTTCTTGTTTAGATTCTGTAATTGTTCCTTCACTTTTACTTTTATCTTTTACATCATTGATACTTTTATCTTCAGAAGTCTCAGTATCATCTTCATCCTTATTACTCGTTTCTGAGACTGATTCTTTTTCAGATGTTTCTTCTTTTGACTCATTTTCCACTTCTTTATTCTTTGTATCAGCAGCACTATTATCATTTTTTTCAGCAGATATCTCAGTTTTCACTTCTGGAACAGTAGGTTTGACTTCTCTTTTCCCTATGCGAGAACACAATATATGTTGCACAACCATGGAATCTTCATCTGTTGTATTCTATAATGCATAAAAATTACTACTTTAAAATTTTTGCGaatacaattttaatatatgaaaaatatgatattaaCATAATACATACAATATACACAAAGTTAGGTTTATTAGGCCCAACTTCACCACCTTCATTATCTTTTTTGACAGAAACAGGTTTTGCGGTATTTGTACCCTCTACTTTTTTAGAAAGCTGAGCATCCTGAAGAGGTACATCATCATCTGAAAATCTAAGCATTACATCGTCCACATATTTCTTACGATGCGTATTTCTTGCTGAACGCCTTTTATTATCATCTCCAGCTTCTGGTGATGGCGGAGGCGTTGCAGCTAATTCTTCACCGTCAGAATCGGGCGCAATTCGACTTTTTCGTTTTCTAATAAAATTTGGTAAATTAATGAAGTAAAGAAAAACgtgttaaaaaagaaattacaaataagaaatacaattacttatcaatattcaatattttaaaataacatACTTCGAACTTCTAGGTGATTTCCCTAACGAAACCTTCCCAACCGATCTTTTACGAGAAGCAGCCTTTTTCTTATTAGGTGTAACAGTTTCTGTAACTGTGCCGACATctgaattttcttctttcttttcatctGCTGGACTATCCTCTGAGTCTCCTTTTTGTTTATTTTGATCTTTTGTTTCAGTTACTAATGGCTCAGTAGTTGAAGAATGTACTTGTTCCTGATCACTTTGGATGGATGGTTCAGGTGGTTTTGTATCTGATTCTTTAATTGCACTTGAATCAGAGACTGCAGTTTCTTCATTTTCTTGAATAACTTCATCATCAGCTGATTCAGAATGATTAGTTTTTCTGTAAAAATAGAAAGTattcaaagaaataattaatGTTCTAACACATGAAAATTAAGAGgcaatatttacaaaataacttaCTTTCTATTACGTTTTGTTGAATCTTTGTCTTTATTTCTCTTTCTTGGTACTTTTGGAGATTTTGCTTCCTTTGGTGGTTTTGGTTCTTTCTTAACTTTCGGCTCTTTTGGCTCTTTTGGTTCTTTTGGCTCCTTTGGCTCCTTTGGTTTACGTGGTTTTCTCGTAGGCGGCCGCGACTTCCTGCCTTTACTCCATTCTTCTTCTATATCGCCAGAAGATGGCTTAATATCTTCAGAATCTGCTGCACTATCAACAATGTTGCTACTGTCTCCAGGAGTTACTTGGTTATCTGACAATGGCTGTTCTGGCTGTTGCTGAGTAACTGCTGCAGGAGTAATTGCTTCTTTATCGGCTTTTTTCCTACTCTTTTTAGCCCTAGGTGTACCTTTACTACGACCACGACCAGTAGTACTTGAAACCTATTTATAGAAAGGATTAAAGCAAATTCATTAAAAAGATTTCCCTTatctataataatatattgtttatatataACAAAAATAAGATATAATAATTTACCTGTGGACTATCAACAACAGCTGCTGCTGTAAACATTGGGGTTTGCAATATGCATTGTGGTCCACCATTACACTGATCATTAGTCTCATGTTGTTGCAGAGCTTGTAATTTTTCTTGTATAGAAACAATTTTTTCTTGATTCTCACTTGCTGGAGGCATACAATATAATTCTTGCAGTTGCTGTTGCAGTGCAGCTTTTTCTTGGTGATGTGTAACTGGAGCACATGAATTACCAAAACCAGCAGATGTAACTGCTGTTGATGTTGGATTTTGTGGCATGTTATACATATTTGGCATAGTGCTACCACTAACAATATCACCACCAGAGGGATACTGTTGTCCAGAACCCACTAACATTTCATTTgaataaatgttatttttttgaatatttgtaTATTCTGTAAAATTTTGTTGCACTTGGTGAGGAGTTTGTGAATTTGGCACTGATACTGCAGTTTGATGAgatggcaatactatattattgctttgattaactGTAGGAATTTGTTGTTGGTGTGTAGGTGGAACTTGATTAGGCTGGTTTTGTATTTGAGAAGCTGAATTTTGTAAAGGTGCCTGTACCTGTGACAACTGAGATGAAACTACTGGTGCATTCTGAGGAATTATACCGACTTGCGAAGTTATATGTGGTTGAGATTGCTGTGTTGATTGAACCTGATTTATACAACTTGAAGCTGGTtgaggtggtggtggtggctGTACCAATTGAGGTTGTGAAATTTGTGGCTGTGATATTGAAGATTGTTGAGACTGAGTAATCGATGGTTGCTGTTGAGAAGTATTTATTTGTTGCAATTGTTGTTGGGGAGATGATTGTTGAGCTGTTTGAGGTTGTTGTACTTGGCTTATTTGTGGCTGTTGTGAAGACTGCAGTGACTGTTGAGGCTGTACTGGAGATTGTTGTGCTGTTACTACTTGTGGCTGATTCATATGAAGTTGTACTGGTTGTTGTGGACAACTGATAGGTTGCTGTTGATtgtgctgctgctgttgctgctgcacTGCTTGATTGCTAACTGCAGGTTGTTGAGGGTGTGCAGTTGCATTACTATTAGTTGGACAATTTACTGGAGTCAGCTCTAAATGTTGATCATTTGGTTTCTTATCACATGTATTCTGATTCTCAATAGTAGAAACAGGAGCCTGAACTTGATTTTGTGTCAATTGTTGTTGAGATATTGTTGAAATACTTGAACAATCAACATTTCCGTTTGTACTAGAAGCTGGTAATGATTGTACAGTTTCCTGAGATATTTTCCCAGATGTATGCTCTAAAGGCGAATTATTTTGTGAACTATTTTGCATCAAAGTATCAGCTTGTTGGTTAAGCACATCTTGTTGTTCTTGAACATTTTGATGTAATGTTTCATTCTCTGACTTTGAAGGTTCTATTGTGTTATGAACAGAATCCGTAGGATCTCTAACTGTAGTTTCTGCAacattatgaatagtttctgtTCCAGTTACTGGAAACATTGATGGGCTTTGTTCAGATACTGGAGGTTGAGTTTCTACTATACTTCTATCTTCATTCACATTTGGCCTTatttgttgctgctgttgttgtggATGTGACCACTGGGTTGGCATTGGCATTCTAGGACCTGTTATTGGTGACATAGAATTTTGTGTGGTAGACTGAGATAAAACATTTGGTGTTTGTGACATGGATGGACGTGTCTGAAACTGATTATAATCTTGACTTGAAACGTTCGAATTTGTTACAGTAGCACCTGGAATCACCATCTGCTCCAGTGCTTGAAGAGTAGTTTGTTGCGACGTTGGATTCATCTGCATTGAAGTTGGAGGACAAGGTGACACAGACATTGTACCAGGTTGGTTTGACTGTTGATGTGGAAGTTGAACATGTGGATGTGGAGATAATGTATTAGGTTTAGCTGGTGACATAATAGGTCTAGGAGACATTTGCTGTTGTACTGCAGGTGGTCGTGGTGACATCTGAGGTCTAGGTGACATTTGAGGTGACAACTGTGGAAAAGCTGCACGATATTGGGGACTTGTGGCATGTTTGGCTGTGCCAAATTGCGTTGTAGGTCCAGAGTGTTGAGGTTGATTGAACATTGAAGTTGCATGATGAGAATATTGAGAGTCTATAGGTTGTTGCTGTTGTGTATTAGGATGCTGTGAATGTTGAGGATACTGTTGAGGATGTGAAGGATGTGTTTGATGAGTTGGATGAGATGGATGATGATGTGGCATCctttgtggtggttgttgagtttgttgttgctgttgctgctgctgttgttgctgctgatGAATAGCTGAGGCAAATCCTGGATACCCAGGAGATGTTTGATACATTGTAACAGAACTTCCTTGCTGGTAATGCTGCTGTTGTCCAACCATATGTTGATAAACACTACCTGTTCCACCAGCTTGCATTGCTTGATGTGGAACACCCATATTTCCTATCATACTTTGCTGATTACTAaaatgttgttgttgttgtaatTTTTGATTCATCACTCCACTTTGATCTTGTTGATGAGAATACTGTGGAGGTATATGTTGTCGGAAAGTACCAGGTTGTGGTGCCATCTGATTATAATGTCTCTGCATTTGTGGATAAGCGCCTCCACTACCTGGCCAACCTTGCATACTTGGATCTATAGACATATTCGCTCTAGTCATTGAATGCTGTTGCTCCATTGAATACATGTTATCATTATAATTAGGATATTGTCCTCCACTACCAGGATGAGGCCCTCTATGTTGTGGTGCCATATTTCGAGCTTGATTTTGAAATGCTCCAGGCACCATAGCACGCTGTGGTGCACCATTGTCAAACGTACCAAGATTTTGATTAAACATGTTGCGTTGCGATGGATTTTGCAATTGATTAGCACTTCCAAAATCAGATCCACCAAACGAAGTTAATTTTTGAAGTGGAGATTCTTGAGATATATAAGATTGACTAATATAACTCCCTCCTCCATTAACACCAGTGTTTGGACCATCTCTAGATACTACCACAGAATTAGTTGTGCCTGCAGGGTCAAAATGATCGTTCCCCCCGAGGTCAGGAAGAGCATCAAGCATCGAGCCACTAACATCTTCACCAAACAAATCGTACGAGTCCATGTCTATGCTGCAGGACTCTTCGCCTCTATTTCAGGCTCAAGAGAATATCTTATAGTCTCTCTTTCAGACATTAACGTGCCCATTGTTAATCCACGTCTTTTTTGCCTGGAACAATGTTCATTAAAATtgcattaaatatttattttatttttatgtatataaaatttaatgttCTAATTCATTtctacaatatttatattatttttataattttcagtATTAGATATTATATGATGACATTGACAAATGCCAAAGGGAAAAAGCTATACGCTTATGGCTCAATTTCTCATAATCGCTATAACCTTTTCCCCTTGGAATATGTCCTAATATGATTTCCAGATACAGGAAATAGAAACACAAATAAAGTCCACATTTTTGTAGgatatagatatgtatataaaaattattatttataaacatCTTCATGTTGatacttatataatattaaaatattatatattatatacttaaTTACAAATTTTAGTCACTTACAAAAAAATAACACaaaactatataaaatatcattttatgtCAATCACAATAAAAGTATAATTTAATAACTTTAActagttttacatttataattattacatttttataatcaATATATTGATTAGTATttgcaatatatatttttatagaactTGTAATTTGTTGTTGATTTAAATTTGACACAAAAATAATatctttatttataataattaatataaaatagtcATAATtgctataatttaataattactaTATTTACTTTTTCTAAAAATACAAGCATCACATTATATACAGTTTCATTTGCACACTTTTTATCAACCTAGATTTAAGTTGTTATATTACACATTGGATATACCTACTTATATATGCTTGTATATATTCGTTAATATGATCAAATTAACATAACCTAACATTAAAAAGAGATATGATAATTACAATATGAGCATaacaaaatgtatataaataatacatacaaAAATTAAAAGTAGTTTCAAGACAACTTTACAGATTTACTAAAACcaatagaaaataattattttatgttaaaaGGATGAAATCTGTCGGCATATCGAAAATATATAATAGGGCTATTTGAAACcatttaaaagatataaaaaattaatataaattgcaaaaaataatgtatattattgtttattaaaaagttatagATCTGGTACTTTTTTCATTTAAAACGAATAATAAAAGATTCAAACATGCTGTTAACCAATATAGACAATAAAAGGaacatttttttttaagtaaCAATATGGTATTATTGCACACTGCTGACACGCTGGTAAAATTGCAAAACCAATATGTAAAAATCTTCAAATATTGATACATGCACATGAACACAAAGCGAAaaagaaacttaaaaaaaaaaaaaaaaaaaagagaagaagaagaagagaaaacacCTTACAAACCTGATGCACTGACAGCGGCACTATAATATACGAAAGGAAATTCTTGCTCTTATTAGGATACGAACTAAAAACGCACACATTAAGTATATTACAAGGGTGAACAAGAAGAAACTGTTAAGATAGGTATAGAAAGTTCTCACACTTTATTGCGAGCGTAATTTTATTATCGACAAAATTTCTCTTTCAAATTCGTGGAATTTGAACGCACGCCGAGTTAAATATGAGCGTAGTAATAATATCAAGGGAAATCGAAGCGACTCGGTGAAAAAAAAGCACGGATCGTCGGAAAGTACGCCATTATCGTGAGAGATTTCCGTTTGGGCTTCCAAGAGAACTCTCGTAGCGGCCACCGCGACGCTCGATATTCAAGCACCAAAGCGTCACTTCACTTCGCACAATTCACTATTTCTTTCTATATTTCGTAGAAAACGCGTCTCGAAACATATATTACTTGATGGATGTAGTTATATGTTAATGTTTTATCGAAAAACCACCCTTGTTTGCGCGCGCGTATACAAGATTTTCATCGACGGTGGCTGCGGCTGCGGCTGCGGCGCGAACCGTCGAGGTGCAAGCGTGTCCATAGGCCCGAATCATTCTACACATCTCTCTGCCCTCTctcaccccccccccccgcctCTCTCTCTCACCAAGCCCCCGTCCTCCCCCCGCCGCTTTCCTCCTTTAGTACAGTTCACAACGAAGGACTACTCTTCTCTCTTACCCTACCCTATCCTATCCTGTCCTGCT contains:
- the LOC126921059 gene encoding chromodomain-helicase-DNA-binding protein 7 isoform X2: MDSYDLFGEDVSGSMLDALPDLGGNDHFDPAGTTNSVVVSRDGPNTGVNGGGSYISQSYISQESPLQKLTSFGGSDFGSANQLQNPSQRNMFNQNLGTFDNGAPQRAMVPGAFQNQARNMAPQHRGPHPGSGGQYPNYNDNMYSMEQQHSMTRANMSIDPSMQGWPGSGGAYPQMQRHYNQMAPQPGTFRQHIPPQYSHQQDQSGVMNQKLQQQQHFSNQQSMIGNMGVPHQAMQAGGTGSVYQHMVGQQQHYQQGSSVTMYQTSPGYPGFASAIHQQQQQQQQQQQQTQQPPQRMPHHHPSHPTHQTHPSHPQQYPQHSQHPNTQQQQPIDSQYSHHATSMFNQPQHSGPTTQFGTAKHATSPQYRAAFPQLSPQMSPRPQMSPRPPAVQQQMSPRPIMSPAKPNTLSPHPHVQLPHQQSNQPGTMSVSPCPPTSMQMNPTSQQTTLQALEQMVIPGATVTNSNVSSQDYNQFQTRPSMSQTPNVLSQSTTQNSMSPITGPRMPMPTQWSHPQQQQQQIRPNVNEDRSIVETQPPVSEQSPSMFPVTGTETIHNVAETTVRDPTDSVHNTIEPSKSENETLHQNVQEQQDVLNQQADTLMQNSSQNNSPLEHTSGKISQETVQSLPASSTNGNVDCSSISTISQQQLTQNQVQAPVSTIENQNTCDKKPNDQHLELTPVNCPTNSNATAHPQQPAVSNQAVQQQQQQHNQQQPISCPQQPVQLHMNQPQVVTAQQSPVQPQQSLQSSQQPQISQVQQPQTAQQSSPQQQLQQINTSQQQPSITQSQQSSISQPQISQPQLVQPPPPPQPASSCINQVQSTQQSQPHITSQVGIIPQNAPVVSSQLSQVQAPLQNSASQIQNQPNQVPPTHQQQIPTVNQSNNIVLPSHQTAVSVPNSQTPHQVQQNFTEYTNIQKNNIYSNEMLVGSGQQYPSGGDIVSGSTMPNMYNMPQNPTSTAVTSAGFGNSCAPVTHHQEKAALQQQLQELYCMPPASENQEKIVSIQEKLQALQQHETNDQCNGGPQCILQTPMFTAAAVVDSPQVSSTTGRGRSKGTPRAKKSRKKADKEAITPAAVTQQQPEQPLSDNQVTPGDSSNIVDSAADSEDIKPSSGDIEEEWSKGRKSRPPTRKPRKPKEPKEPKEPKEPKEPKVKKEPKPPKEAKSPKVPRKRNKDKDSTKRNRKKTNHSESADDEVIQENEETAVSDSSAIKESDTKPPEPSIQSDQEQVHSSTTEPLVTETKDQNKQKGDSEDSPADEKKEENSDVGTVTETVTPNKKKAASRKRSVGKVSLGKSPRSSKKRKSRIAPDSDGEELAATPPPSPEAGDDNKRRSARNTHRKKYVDDVMLRFSDDDVPLQDAQLSKKVEGTNTAKPVSVKKDNEGGEVGPNKPNFVYINTTDEDSMVVQHILCSRIGKREVKPTVPEVKTEISAEKNDNSAADTKNKEVENESKEETSEKESVSETSNKDEDDTETSEDKSINDVKDKSKSEGTITESKQENAVADVKPQIIEVEEYFVKYRNFSYLHCEWRTEEELYKGDKRIQAKLKRFKQKQQQNTNIFENTEDDPFNPDFVEVDRVLDEATHTDPTTGETLKHYLVKWRSLQYEDSTWELEEDVDPEKIAQFIKFNKVPPKDQWKPKKKPSASAWVKLEESPIYKNNNSLRPYQLEGLNWLLFSWYNGHNCILADEMGLGKTIQSLTFVDAVYKYGIRGPFLIIAPLSTIPNWQREFESWTDMNVVVYHGSAASRTMLQEYEVYYKNEKGQQIKDLIKFNVLITTFEIIITDFNELRGYNWRLCVIDEAHRLKNRNCKLLEGLRQLNLEHRVLLSGTPLQNNVNELFSLLNFLEPVQFSSSEAFLKEFGNLSSESEVHKLQLLLKPMMLRRLKEDVEKSLAPKEETVVEVELTNIQKKYYRGILERNFSFLAKGTTSANIPNLMNTMMELRKCCIHPFLLNGAEDQIQLDYKTGEKEDSEAYYHALVNSSGKMVLIDKLLPKLKASGHRVLIFSQMVKCLDLLEDYLLYKKYPYERIDGRIRGNLRQAAIDRYSKPDSDRFVFLLCTKAGGLGINLTAADTVIIYDSDWNPQNDLQAQARCHRIGQQKMVKVYRLLCRNTYEREMFDKASLKLGLDKAILQSMNTSQGGKDPSNKQLTKKEIEDLLKKGAYGAIMDDDNAGDKFCEEDIEQILERRTQIITIEAEKGSTFSKASFACSSNRSDINIDDPDFWKKWAKKAEIDTTEKKEEDELVISEPRRRTQIKRYGHDESVVMSDLDSSDDNSDDETSSGLTGRGKKRRDKFGKKTRKFCDEYVPREGEVVYGSWARSECFKVERGLLTFGWGRWEEILQHSQFRRGWREVDVEDCARVILLYCLRYYRGDEKIRNFICDLITPVENGEKIKTVCVNTSGRNNRQKKKGRVREGRETRGSMINGGPNDPNHWSNAEKYDGDIFLESNYRKHLSRHANKVLLRVRMLYYIKHEIIGDLVQHISDGVHVSALRINPPQLTERPAKWWDSQADKSLIVGCYKHGYENYDQMRIDPALSFITSCPPPSQSQTTQNNSSRDDTSLENDIEDVESLGMIKDSKDSDKFNRETPTDSPALPNKADTPGPEPSSSHEGNDSLLDDEKTWPSVVDLNTRLRRVISSYQRSVKKEDVKVLQKSKSGMENDTTVNHATSMNDPPLNMQGWDLQQLAMYLLKMERREKMEAMIKERERTRIEEQKTKWSRREESEFLRVVSTYGVNYDRKKAQYDWTKFKSIARFDKKTDNDLTDYYMSFRAMCKKVCNAKLNDEDDFSDVPVDHLSPAKARQILDRVDLLSKIREEILSHPHLEERLSLCQPSGDTPDWWQPGKHDKELLLGAAKHGLGRTDITILNDPDFSFHKLLNKNMYSNIQTSKVSDKSEKAIKIENREDILKFDKDEILVKLEKGEGTLKIEKVGAKKDKDINIAEKRTEHTDLEKSQVELTIIKAENKTEEKPISNALTITTVARNMSSDKEYTAKIKTEEKNEVVIESVKNEIFKTDQISGINKTDETKTSNVTTNIEEATPIKIEKENQSKEKEIPAETDKEVQEEKPKESQTQETNEKNSLEQKESVEIVEKSTESNENITAESDKVSVKIDAPVVKEEIEVPESKPGDTSKDKAKVCKIEDKCNVQAAELKAMFPDLEVIQPLSRLTQIDTFVLRDKTVDYNEPTVVQLLSHNSNSTIKWPKEHAIEARLMHIVHAIEHKEWPVSINFSAGDESDIPSNEKECSEVITITTDHGISRNTTTGNNISQSKKRKRHIAIDVETERAKLHALLNSSSHTVTQSPATLSKPTVLSGSNTWEINDESQSEESRRSTPVQPPPAHQQTRTQNIPFDLKYTVPGKPTVIPGTSSTLTPIDLSAGYPKTSTDNNKDIMNEVQDFSMPNKNKQISSNKGKLDSMLDKLMKRKNCPTDEPIIGKEKKRRKLDEIVLGLSAAKEQQSSHYPEHSKKSTITPNVTVTPTSAPIGLPNPPTSSQKPFSITVTSIPSSRASNSTSGLPPPSLHSHKDSFSALLVQAEQQNREFKKQQQHQQQTQQQQQQQQQPNFNSTHSSSASGHKKSYEAMIADINKVAEYSSKIGSYSHEAKVNKWLAEQTAMSEQLGAEYLNAPRRRRPRVDPSLLDWKKLTGEENVAVINRLTGKKVTGSKAPQLKRLGQWLIENPMFDVDPKWAELVKERGNLPHDLQKRLSGNDRSYVNKGKSPGRPPMMPSPTSQQSANQANLAATSMASGLNFPSLGNLNNSLLSGLSLGNFDPKNNPLLMPFGGLPNLGALSGLGNLSNLSNMSLTNSLFANLAGLGLPSLAGMEAALGATTTSTAAETNPVVSSVSSKNTGSANISSVNKSSRNKLEPPTSKSSVPSTSSASSTISTTTPFPFFFPNPSLLYTPLGLGGLNPFSMQPGGVSSAYESLAQCGLLNPSTSSASAVRKPASSASNSRQRDTITESTTKRKDTEKKSRYSIDPTITLQQYTDMTLHNEERRRIEPEKREALEQNDAADLSERRTDRKNKEQEMKEALEHLSRTSAELLTRSLEDQRLSDKRNRNIDHNQSSEQQTPSMLEVTLEPVNKKTRIEIEVNTRPVTTAVTTTVTSADVTAVDVEHGTRPSSTTTKQSSVEENNVFSETSLSTNNKKEIDETAATVTTSISTTVTVTVASTVTPTSTPTRTPTPTLTPTSTPTSTPTSTPTPTPTPTSITAPTSTTSTTTAIEDATTSQQSTTNTKSDASKLPSEIEEDNKGTKGKKARSGKRLNVEPPPERKNLRSSAGRQARAAAERQARMEGELQSDQQDTHTTSE